A window of Esox lucius isolate fEsoLuc1 chromosome 18, fEsoLuc1.pri, whole genome shotgun sequence contains these coding sequences:
- the hbs1l gene encoding HBS1-like protein isoform X3 — translation MTVSGNKQTTGFDVPSTVENGVVSRDLTVTTIPDTPSKRPETPSKASGGADESPSAPTPGRTPGKTKQQLDIRAELEKRQGGKPLLNLVVIGHVDAGKSTLMGHLLYLLGHVNQRTMHKYEQESKKAGKASFAYAWVLDETGEERDRGVTMDVGMTKFETPSKVVTLMDAPGHKDFIPNMITGAAQADVAVLVVDASRGEFEAGFEAGGQTREHGLLVRSLGVTQLAVAVNKMDQVNWQQERFKEITSKLGHFLKQAGFKDSDVFYVPTSGLSGENLTTKSKVLELTSWYSGPCLLDQIDSFKPPQRSVDKPFRLCVSDVFKDQGSGFCVTGKIEAGYIQTGDRILAMPPNETCTVKGISLHDEPLDWAAAGDHVSLTVTGMDIIKINVGCVFCGIKEPIRACSRFRARILLFNIEVPITQGFPVLLHYQTISEPATIRKLVSVLHKSSGEVLKKKPKCLGKGMNAVVEIQTQRPVALELYKDFKELGRFMLRYVGSTIAAGVVTEIKE, via the exons ATGACCGTCTCAGGGAACAAACAGACCACAGGCTTTGATGTGCCgag TACAGTGGAGAACGGAGTGGTATCCAGGGACTTAACTGTGACAACCATCCCAGACACACCCTCCAAGCGACCGGAGACCCCGTCCAAAGCTTCCGGGGGGGCGGACGAGTCCCCGTCTGCCCCCACCCCTGGACGCACCCCGGGGAAAACCAAGCAGCAACTGGACATCAGAGCCGAGCTGGAGAAAAGACAGGGGGGCAAACCCTTACTCAACCTGGTGGTCATAG gtcATGTGGATGCTGGGAAGAGTACTCTGATGGGTCACCTGTTGTACCTCTTGGGTCATGTTAACCAGCGGACCATGCACAAGTACGAGCAGGAGTCCAAGAAGGCTGGCAAGGCTTCGTTCGCCTACGCCTGGGTCCTGGATGAGACCGGCGAGGAGAGAGaccg GGGTGTCACCATGGATGTGGGAATGACCAAATTTGAGACGCCGTCTAAGGTGGTGACCCTGATGGATGCCCCAGGACACAAAGACTTCATCCCCAACATGATCACTGGAGCTGCTCAG gctgATGTGGCAGTGTTAGTGGTAGATGCCAGTAGAGGGGAGTTTGAGGCCGGGTTCGAGGCGGGCGGCCAGACGCGGGAGCACGGTCTCCTGGTCCGCTCCCTCGGCGTCACGCAGCTGGCCGTAGCCGTCAACAAGATGGACCAG GTGAATTGGCAGCAGGAGCGATTTAAAGAGATCACATCCAAGCTTGGTCACTTCCTGAAACAGGCTGGCTTCAAG GACTCTGATGTGTTCTACGTTCCCACCAGTGGTTTGTCAGGGGAGAACCTCACCACTAAGAGTAAAGTACTGGAGCTGACGTCCTGGTACTCTGGACCCTGTCTGCTGGACCAGATTG ATTCGTTCAAACCACCCCAGAGGTCCGTAGACAAGCCTTTTAGACTGTGTGTCTCGGACGTCTTTAAAG ATCAGGGCTCAGGGTTCTGTGTAACGGGGAAGATCGAAGCGGGATACATCCAGACTGGCGACAGAATACTGGCCATGCCGCCCAATGAGACCTGCACTGTTAAAG GCATCTCTCTGCATGATGAACCTCTGGATTGGGCTGCCGCTGGGGACCATGTTAGTCTGACTGTGACTGGGATGGACATCATCAAGATCAA tGTTGGCTGTGTGTTCTGTGGTATCAAGGAGCCAATCAGAGCCTGTTCTCGCTTCAGGGCTAGAATCCTGCTCTTCAATATAGAGGTCCCTATCACACAGGGATTCCct GTGTTGTTGCACTATCAGACCATCAGTGAACCGGCCACCATCCGAAAGCTGGTCAGTGTTCTGCACAAGAGCAGTGGAGAGGTGCTCAAGAAGAAACCCAA ATGTTTGGGGAAGGGCATGAATGCAGTGGTGGAGATCCAGACACAGAGGCCTGTTGCGTTGGAACTCTATAAGGACTTCAAGGAACTCGGGCGCTTTATGCTGAGATATGTAGGATCCACCATTGCTGCAGGGGTCGTCACCGAG ATCAAAGAATGA